Part of the Malaclemys terrapin pileata isolate rMalTer1 chromosome 17, rMalTer1.hap1, whole genome shotgun sequence genome, ACTGGTAGGGCTGCTCATGCCGGTGGGTGTGCGGGTGCTGCAGGAGCGTGGCACTGTCCCCAAAACCCTCAGTGCACTGGAATAGGAGCACTGCCCCACGTGGGTGCGGCGGTGCTTGCTCAGGGTGGAGCTGTCGCCGAAGCGCTTGCCGCACTGGGCGCAGGCAAAGGGGCGCTCCCcggtgtgggtgcgctggtgctgCAGCAGGTTGGAGCTGAGGCCGAAGCGCTTGCCGCACTGGGCGCAGGCGTAGGGGCGCTCGCCCAAGTGGGTGCGCTGGTGCTGGATGAGGTTGGAGCTGAGGCTGAAGTGGCGGCCGCACTGGGTGCACTGGTAGGGGCGCTCCCcggtgtgggtgcgctggtgctgCAGCAGGTTGGAGCTCTGCGTGAAGCGCTTGCCGCACTGGGCGCAGGCAAAGGGGCGCTCGCCCGCATGCGTGCGCTGGTGCTGCAGGAGGTTGGAGCTGAGGCTGAAGGCCTTGCCGCACTCCGTGCACAGGTAGGGCCGCTCGCCCGTGTGCGTGCGCTGGTGCTTGAAGAGCGTGGAGCTGAGGCTGAAGCTCTTGCCGCATTCGGTGCACACGTAGGGGCGCTCGCCCGTATGCGTGCGCTGGTGCTTGATGAGCGTGGAGCTTTCACTGAAGCCCCGGCCGCAGGCTGTGCACACGTAGGGGCGCTCGCcggtgtgggtgcgctggtgctTGATGAGGGTGGAGCTGTCGCTAAAACCCTTGCCGCAGTCCGGGCACTTATAGGGGCGCTCGCCagtgtgggtgcgctggtgccGGATGAGGtcagagctctggctgaagcCCTTCCCACACTCGCTGCACTTGTAGGGGCGCTCGCCCAGGTGGGCGCACTGGTGCTGCGCCAGCTCTGAGCTCTGGCCGAAGCAGCGCCCACAGCTGGCACACTTGTGGGCTTTCTCCCTGCTGTGCACCCGCTGGTGCTGGATGAGGTAGGAGCTGAGGATGAAGCCCTTGCCACACTCCGTGCACTTGTAGGGGCGCTCGCCCGTGTGCGCGCGATGGTGCTTGAGCAGGGTGGAGCTGTCACTGAAGCCCCTGCCGCACTCGGGGCACTTGTAGGGGCGCTCGCCGGTGTGGGTGCGCAGGTGCCGGATGAGGtcagagctctggctgaagcCCTTCCCACATTCACTACATTTATAGGGCTTATCCCCCGTGGAGGCTCTCGGCTGGGCAGCAGCATCGTGGTGATCCCCTGTAGCTCCTTCACCAGGGGTGGGTTGGCTTGCAGGGCCTTGCCATTCCCAGCCCACCTTGCAGTCACTCTTGGGACTCTGGAGAGGGGCCCCGCTGGATCCCCCTAGCAGTGTCCCATGCAGATCAGTTTCCTCAGGATCAGGCATCTCCACCACATTGTCACCCAAACCCCCATCTACTGCTGGAACAAAGAGAATCTGGCCATGACTCAGCCCATGTGCCAAGgcaactggggggagggagggggctgcagacacAGACATGGGGGTTCAGCCCacttgaggccttgtctacagagTGGCACCTGTTTAACTTAAGATGTGATCCAAAATCTATTTGGTCAAGCCTGTGCCAAAGGCTGTGTGAATGCACTTATTTCAGCGTAGCTTAATTTAATTGGGCATAAGTTTTAAGCCACTCAAAGCAAAATCAGAGCGTCCACACACAGGAGTTTGAACCAGTTTCATTAAATGGGTTTTCACTCCTAAAGTTAAAACACAGCAATTTCCTAGTGTAGAAGACGGAAAATCAGCAGGTGATTTGTACACCCTCCCAAGACAGAGCACAGGCCAACATCCTGTCTTAACACCCAGAGCAAGGATGAGAAttctcccagagccccctcaggACTTGGGGAGAGCTCAGATTAGCTCTGGGTTGAAGAGACATTCCACACCAAGCCCCTTTCACCTTCCTTCTGGAACAGGCTCATTCCAGGCTGAGAGTGTCTGCCCCAACATCTGCTCGGTCCCTGAGATCCCTGCATCCCGTGCATGCTCCTCTGCTCCATGAAGTGCCCGCACCACACAAGGCAAGCTGCCTTCTTGTGTCCAATTACACACCCGCTTCCCATCCAGCCGAGACACATGCCCCAAATATTACAGCACGCCTAGGGATGTTCTCTATTTGCCCTCCCCTTGCCTCTCCTGGCAGCTTCCGCCCCTGAGCACTAGCCCGTCTCTCGAGTTCTGCTCCATCAGGCTTCCAGCTGGAATCTGAGGTGATGGTGTTACCCTATAAAGCCCTAAGCAGCCTCAGTGCCACTGCTGAGAGCCACACAGGTACTGCGGGAGGAGCCCCTCAATATGGATGAGGAGGAAGGGCTGACGGCACCTCTGGGATGGCCTCCAGCAGTGCTGGACCTTGCTGTCTCTGGGACCCACCAGAACCTGGATTTGTTAGCCTGCAATGCCCGTCTACATTCCAGGCTtttggggagagacagagagagaggtttATTTATTGTCCCCAGTCAGCCCTGGAATATCGTGCAGCATGTGTTCTAATGAACGAGACAGGGCACCTGGAAAGGGTTTATAAATGTCTCAATGATATTAACAAAACATGAAGGTTGCAGAGTGAAACCcgcagaagttaggaaatgccagaatcaaGGTTGCTCTGCAGCCTTACCCTGCGCCCTGGGGCATGTGAATTAGGagacagtctttcattacatgaccacatgctatttttttccacaggaccctgcctcattcagtgtatgGGACAGAAGGTGCTCAGAGAACAGGTACTTCCGTATTTCTTCTCGCCCTCCCCACTCAGTGTGTGGCCCTATGCAGTGCTACTAGACCCCGTCCAAACCCTGCCCGAATACAGATTATTCATTTCTTCGCAGGCTTCTCTAGGTCGTTCTCCTGGCAGCAGCTTAGGCCCAATCCTCAAGGGTAGTTAGGCTCCAAccgtccattgatttcaagggctGCCTTAATTGATGAATGGTGGCACAGCACTAGCTCTGAGGGGAGGAGgaattacctccattttacaccTGGGAACGGAGACCAAAGGTGTCAATGTCAAGTCACTGTGCCTGCCCGATTTGGGATGTCGAGGGCCTGACTTTTCAGAGCACTCGGCAAGTTACCGCACTGTGTGTTCATGGCAGAGCTCCCATcacatcagcagcagcagcacttccacagcccagccccaggtGTCTCAACTGGGCACCCAGAACATGAGGCACACACAGTGGCCACCTATGAAAATGCTGGTTTATCTGATTGCCCATCACCCAGGACCTGAGAGGCAGGGACAGGactgtccatcctgtgctctgacaggcaggggtcctgtgaaaACCGAGAATGGGACGAGACTcagggctcctgggggtgctataGTGCTCACAGGTCCTGCTGCCTCAGTCCCCTCAAACGGTCtctgtccctccccagctcctgccctgtcccccacTTTGCTGCTATACCCACCCCTTCTTCCGTggttcctgcccttcccccagctaCCCTCCCCCAACCCTTCAACCACTTTGTTCTTATCCACTCCCCTATTTCCCCGgcttctcttcctcccttccatacctccccttcttcctcccttcacccctccttaatctccccccacctccggcttctcttcctcccttcaTCCCCCCCATCATCCCTCCCCTCATCTCCCCTGACCCCACATTCCAGCCAGgctgctccttcctcccctccccgctgcctgggcccagcagggggagcattgagagcacaggagagagaggtccctgctctcagccctggctgccccgatGAGTGACCATCCTGAGCAGGCCCTGTGCAAGCTCAGGCGCTCTGTGGGAGGTGGATGCGCCCTCCGGTCACACACAGGCGCCGTGGGGGCTGCAGCATGTCAGCGcaaatggaatctttggagaagtTCAACTAACAAGTCTCTCCTGAGAGCGTGAACTGAAATTGTTCAGTTttgtaacttggccaaatgtgGGTATTTTTCCATGGTAAGAGCAAAAGGTACACCCCGACCTCAGGGtgaccccctgccaaatttcaagtccctgccgCAAAGCAAGAAGGTGCTACAGTGTctcatgaaatgcttgtaaggtttttgggtttttttttaacatggacaaaaccaTTATTTTCCCCTAATCTCGTTCTCGAAAATGGCAGaccatttcagctgaaaattaaaaacaaacaaacaaaaaaaacaggctGAGGCAGACCCAGAATGGGAAATTTCAACCCAAGCAGTTTGCTAAACTTAAAGTCATAAgccactgaaaacagggtcttataatgggaagtgtcaggtaaccttaactataggtCGCTGCCTACACTCGCTAAATGTGAGACACCTGCAGTGCTCACACTCAGCTGCAATGCCAAGGCCAGTCAGCTAGCActgctggatcccagccccgGCGGGCGGGCGGGCCCAAGACCAAGGAgagcccctcccttcccagagAACAAGCAGCACAGAGGTTTCCCCAACATCtggggaggaggctgtggggggcaaCAGGGGGACCATCATTAATGGATGCAAGGGGAAGGCCAAGGGAAAGCGAATCAGGCTGAGGCCAGATGGGGGATTGGAGAATCTCCTTCTCTCCTCACGGCAGCACTGCAGAGTATAGAGGTTTTTGCCAGAAGATGGACAACCCAGGAGATGCAGCGTGAAAACCCCTTCCCCTGAAAATcctgctcagggggagggggccagCTGGCTGTTCCCTTCCTCGCCCCCCACTTCCTTCACAAAACTGACTCCTGCCAGAAGCCGTCCAGCCTTTTGCTTCCAACATGGTGCTGCTCACTTGGTGGAGAATACACTCCTGGTTTTCTGCGCTGTCGGAGGACCCGTCCTCCCAACCCTGCAGAGGGCAGAGCTGCCTTCCAACCAAAATCATGACATCTCTGAtaggaataaacaggaagactGAGGTCTCTTTCCGTTCCCGGCACTAAGGGGCTAATGAACTACAGCGCCCCCTGTCTTTGACTCAGGCTCACTACAGGACtgtcagcagcactgtgcagcgCTCCCATCCACCTCTACCAGACACTGCAAAGTAGCACGTCCCCCTTCGCCATCCAACTCGCGCTCTCATACAACCAGGGCAGTGTTCAGGCACCACAGCGTTACCCATAGGATGGTGTGAAGGTTTCTCAGCTCCCGGGTCGAGTGAAAGCTGCGTGGTAAAACAGGAGTTGGACGAAGCTGGGGGAAGTGCTACTCTGAGGTATCTACTGGAGGTGGAAGGGGAAGAGCCTTGTCTAGCGTTTGGGAGGGGATGTCCAGAGAGCACCGAATGTGACGGGACGATGGCCAGGAATGCAGCAGATTCTGCTCTTGACCTCTTGTTTCTGCGCTTTTGAAGTTTCGCATGCGTGAGCACTGGGTTGCCGCAACCAGACCTGCCACTAAATGGGGCTTTCATTTGTGATGCTCTAATTTCAGGCTGATCACAATGAAGCAGAAAAGCTCCATGGGAGGAAGGTGGCTAAGTGGGCTTCAGCCCTTGCACAGGAGACTGTGAGATGGGGCAGGAAAGTGACAGCTCAGCTCTTCTTGGCTTTCCAGCTCTTGGGTTCATGCACCGATGGTTCCTGAGTTGATTTAGCTTGTAGCCCTCACCTGTGAACCTTGGGAGCTCGGTTTCCTCCAAGTCCTGGAGATCCAGGACCTGCAACTCTTCCTCTTGCTCCATCCAGGAGATCACAAATCCTGCTCAGGGGAAAGGAAACAGGCAGCAGGTTACAAACTCCAAATGCTGGGCTGGAGGAGACATGGAGCCTGAATGGAGGGGAAACGCCGGGGGACGTCAGGGAAAAGCAGCCATCTGTTGGGAGATGTGCCGTGTCCCACAGGGACCCCGAACGCAGCACACCACCACTATTAGTCAGTTTCCCATTTCTAACCTGCACAGAGCCCAGACCCTCCCCAGGACGGGGGACCTGGAGtcccaggggagggagaagggaattaAGGGAAGCATGAGAACACCGATACACATACACACCTGGCCTTGCCCCAGGAAGCTCTAAGGGGAGCACCAGGGATTGCTGTTCAGGTGTCACATCTACAGCCCCCACACCCTATGGTACTTTACCATCCTTGCGTGAGCCCAAAGCTTAATGCCACGAAGCATAAGGAGCCAGGGAAGACGTATGAGCTGGAATCGATCCATGCATGTCACTGAGAGCAGGTCTGAGTAAAATCAATCCCCTACCCTGAGAGAGCAGAGTCTGGTCATTCTCCTGCATGATGGAGAGGGCCTCTGCCCTTTGGCCAAACAGCCCACTCAGCCTCCAAGAGTCACAGGCATCTCGGCAAAACCAACAGCACCTGAAACAACAGATAGCCCCATGCAATATCTTCCCCCagtgctgcccctggccccagggCCCAGCCTGCCCAGGTGCCTAggccagggatggggaaggaggagcagagccagcaGCTTGAAAACACACTTGAAATTGGAGGGCTGAGGCCAGGCCGAGTCCCACAAACGCAGCCAAAAGGCCAGGAAGACAGTGCCAGAGCCCTCCAGGGCCCAGGCTCACTGCAGCCAGCTTCGTCCCCTGCTGCAGGCATCTGAGCCCTGCATTTAACACCTCCAAACTCACTGCTACGCTACCCAGATGCCGTCTCCTGGGGCGACCCTGGAGAGATGGCCTGGACGCCAGGCACCCGGCCATGGGGCCTAGGGGCTACTGCCGGGAGGCTCTTGGAGGGAGCAGTGTCTAGGACCCCGCAGGCACTGGGGAGCGCATCGCTGCCTGGCCTTGGCTGGGTGAGGCCTAGCGCAGCAGGGCCAGCTCGGGCCACGTTCTCAGGTCAATTCGAGCCTTCTGATTGGTTATTCTGTCCAAAGGGGCGGGCAGTtgatcagagctgctgcaggtggagcctctctctctccctcccccccctcagcaAACCAAAGCCACTGGGgtgtcctcccccctcccccgcctgagTGGGGGGCTGAACCCCTGGAACCACTCCCCAGCCTGGAAGGGGTAGAGGGgacccctctgcacccccccaggcctgggagaggggttgAAGAGCCCAAGGGGAGCAGAGATTGGGGCtggattaattgctgggcagggatgggcagatgtggggcgagagctcctgcagcaggagccaaAATCCCCTCACCCAATCCAGCTGGGAGCGTGGCAGCACTCAGGGGTGGGCAGGGCAGTCCAACCCTACAACACAACACAGTCACCCAGAACATCGCAGGACGTTTTCTCTCTTCAGGTTGGCAGCACTGGTGGTGAGAGATCCTAGCACGAGCGTAGCAGTGTGGGGGAtggagggccagggccaggacagTAAGGAACCTGGGGCAGAAACAGCTGCTGGGACCAAGGCCCAGAGAAGAGGCTGCCTGGGAGAGggcctgctgggctggggcctggctgcagcaggcTATGGGGAGTGGGCAGCCCCCTGAAGGGACAGTAGCACCTTTATTGCCAATGAgtgtggagttggggggggctgtcagtggGAGAGGTGTGGTGCAGGACATGGGGAGACAGTGCCCCATCTCTTACAGGGACAGAAGCCTGTAAAGACTGGGCTAACCTTGGTGAAGCAAAACCTCAGAACAGGGGAGCCATTCTCAGGACTACGGGTGAGAGGAAGGGAGACCAGGCTCAAAGGACAAGAGGAATGAGCTGCAGGTTTCCTGGAAGGCAGATTTAAAAACAGGCCAGCTCAGGATCTCAGCAGTTTGAGTTGGCAGTCACATCCCCACCATTATTAATGCCTACACCCTGCCCCAAAAACATagctccagcagccagccagctccGTCTCAGAACAACACCATCTGCTTTGGGCTGCCTTTACTTTCCCCAAGATGACTCAGAGCCTATCATTTGgaactaaaagttaatggtagcttagaTGCAAGTGATCATGACCCGatcatattttaaaagtgtaaaaGTTCAAAACAGCAATATATATACTTAGTGCTTTAAAGGGACGAGTTTCACAAACCTTAAAACAATTGAGACAAAtcatctgggaggaagaatttaatcagaaaaatgtgaatgacaaCTGGGAATTGGTTAAGACACTTTACTGGATGCACAAAAAGCCAAAAAATGGAAGAAGGGGGAAATGAATAGTACTGtattgaatataaatcagaagctaggaactgtAGGAAACTgctaagggaagcaaagggacacaaggagaaatctacggccaacagagttaaggacaataagaaggaaatttttaagtatattaggaacaaaaagaatcctaacaatggtattggtccattagtaGATATAAATGGTAGAAGTAGCAATAATAATGGAGAAAATTCAGAAgggtttaataaatatttcagttctgtatttgtggggaaaaaaacagatgatatcgtctcatgatgatgatgatgatactcTTTTTACTCCAATATCTTAGGAGGattttaaacagcagctactaacgGGTACAACATGCCCTTCTTAGCTTCAGGCAGTAAGCGTGCAGGGCTTTGGACCTGAGTAGTCTGGTTGTCTATTGCTTTAAAGAGAATTGTTTTTCAAGAAATTCTACTTAGAAAGTTGTAGTTCTGAGAGTGGCTGGACACATTGGGCTGGCTTGGAGAGGGCCGAGGCACATTACTGAGCAGAGAACAGGGGATTGCATAGGAGGTATTTACATAAAAAACATACATATTGCATGTAAAGGCAATAGTAACTGCCCTACTTAACAGGGAATGTTCTGCACCAGACGGAGCTGCGAAGTTTACCTTTTGAAGTGACACTTTCACTGCTGGCCCACAACTTTAACAGAATAGATGGTCTGGCTGATACCCCTAGACTGGGTCACAATGGATCCTGTTGGCCTTAGAATCCATGAATCGCTCTTCTTATGCCTACAGTTTATTTGCCTATCCAGGGAAAAGGGCTTTGGGCATGTTTCTTGTGAGAGAAAGCCCCAGGGGTTTGTAACTGATGTGTGTAGTTCTTGCAACCTGCTAATCTAGCTCTGAAGGGCAGACTGGTTCCCTTTCTCCTttcttcatgcatctgaagaagtgaggtttttacccacgaaagcttatgcccaaataaatctgttagtctttaaggtgccaccagactccttattgtttttgtagatacagactaacacggctaccctgaTACTTTCTCCCTAGAGCAGGCAAGGCCACCACCATGAGCTGTTAAGATATATCTGGTCCATACGTTTAGAGACCACATCATACAGCAGtgtagctgcctctggggtgaaacacagCAACGACTGTTCACAGCAACACTGGGACAGAAAGGCAAAACTCTCAGATCCAACTGaaagtgcgggggtggggggcaggaagaggattGATTTAGATAGGCAAAATATAACAAGTTGGAAGGAATATGGAAAAAGTGGCCACCAGCTTTACCCTTGTGAAGTGACACAAGGTCTGTCCAGTCAGTGGgcgtttgacttcaatgggaggtgcGGGTCGCCTTAGACAGACGGTACTGACCACCCGTCCACTTGGAGCACTTTAAACAGCAGCCTTAGGATGATGGGCCATgggacaggtggggaaactgaggcacagaacagcagCGTGACTGGCCtgatgtcacccagcaggtcagtggcagagctccccagctctgctgactCCCCGGGCCGGGCCCCATCCACTGGGCCCCGCTGGCCCCTCCGCATGTGCCCGCAGCGCGCCGGCCAGCCCCGAACCCGAACCCAGCCCCGAACCCGAGCCGAGCCCAGCCCGCGgcccaggcactgggggggggggggggggtcgtgccGGCCGCCCCCGGCACGCGGCGATGGATCGCGGGCCCCTCGCTGGGCCCCGGCTCCACGCCCCCTGCGCCCGCCGCGGCACTCACCTGGGCCCGCTCCGCAGCCCGGCCGGGCGCCCGCCTCGCCTCGCCCGCCGCCCGGCCCTGCACGGGCCCGGGGACGCACCGGGGAAGCGGCTTTCCCGCGCAGGGGCCTGTGGGAAACGTAGTTCGGGCGGCCCGGGAGCCGTGAGCCCGGCCCCGCCGCTGCGGAGCGCCCGCCTGGCCCTTCCCCGGCCGCAGCGACTCCTGCCCCCGGGCCGCCAGCCTCCGACCACGTCCCCGGGGGGAGGCGGCCGGCCTGGGGCGCTGGCTGCCCACCCCACCGGCGCCTGGAAGGGAGCTGCGCCCTGCAGGAGCGCGGGGCGGTCTCCGGACATGCCCGCCTGCGGCAGCGCTCACCGCCGCCAGccctggcctcagtttccctccgaGTATCAGGAGTAACCTACGTCCACCCCCAGTCATTAAACAGTATCCCCCCGCTCCTGGTGTCTGCTCTATGAAACACCATCCAGATCCCCAAAGAACCCAGTTGATACTCCCACCCCTTAGGTTTGGGGCGCCGCAAGGCCTGCAAACTCTCCCTTTAAGTTCAGGGGTTCACAGCCCCCCTCGTTGGGGCTGGGCCCTGGCTGAGTTCTTCATTAAGCAGTCTCCAACTAAACCAGTCACCTACCTCCAGTCACCTGATCACTCCTTGACCTTTCCCGGGAGGGTCTAATTGCCCCAAACATCTGTCTGGGCCAGCAGGGAAAGCTTTGCCTTACCCACCCTGCAAGGCTCAAGGTCCCGGCCCTTCCAAGAAGAACGGCCTGGGCCTTCCTTCACCTTCTCCCGCCCAGACTCGTCCCTGGACCATCTTCCTCGCACCCAGCACCAAATCGGATGCTTATTCCTTTGGCTTCCATTTGCCTTCTCAGTTTACCTGGAACGGGTCCCTGTCCTCCCAGATTAGGTCCTCATCATTCGGCTACAGATGGAAAGCTGCTTAGCATGATGCCCATTCCAAGGGAGAGagattttcctcctcctcaccaagGAAGGAGGCAGCAAGCAGCAGAAAGATGTGGAACCACATCCTGAATGCAACCCTGCTGCTCCAGAGATGGTTTCTCTGAGACTCCCAGCACACCAGGAGAGTGGGGGGGGCCTAGTGATCAGTAATGAACCCTCCAGAGCAGCCAGGACCAGACCGAATCCCTTGCATAGCAGGTGCTCTCCACAAAGCCACCAATGCCcttgttcaaatccctccttacaaCTCCTCCCTGCTGGGATGGCACCCAATGGCGGGCGCTGGGCATCCTGGCGCTCCGGCACTATTATGATGGCTTTGCTTGTCTTCTCCCCATGTATCTGTTGTATCCCTCTCTTGCTGTCTCACCATGTGCTTAGCGTTCAAACCCTTTGGGGGCAGATGCCGGGTCTCAAGGAGGCACTGAAATAGAAATAATGGAGTGGTGGAGGGCTtgtcttgtgc contains:
- the LOC128825113 gene encoding LOW QUALITY PROTEIN: zinc finger protein 436-like (The sequence of the model RefSeq protein was modified relative to this genomic sequence to represent the inferred CDS: inserted 1 base in 1 codon) — protein: MQENDQTLLSQGFVISWMEQEEELQVLDLQDLEETELPRFTAVDGGLGDNVVEMPDPEETDLHGTLLGGSSGAPLQSPKSDCKVGWEWQGPASQPTPGEGATGDHHDAAAQPRASTGDKPYKCSECGKGFSQSSDLIRHLRTHTGERPYKCPECGRGFSDSSTLLKHHRAHTGERPYKCTECGKGFILSSYLIQHQRVHSREKAHKCASCGRCFGQSSELAQHQCAHLGERPYKCSECGKGFSQSSDLIRHQRTHTGERPYKCPDCGKGFSDSSTLIKHQRTHTGERPYVCTACGRGFSESSTLIKHQRTHTGERPYVCTECGKSFSLSSTLFKHQRTHTGERPYLCTECGKAFSLSSNLLQHQRTHAGERPFACAQCGKRFTQSSNLLQHQRTHTGERPYQCTQCGRHFSLSSNLIQHQRTHLGERPYACAQCGKRFGLSSNLLQHQRTHTGERPFACAQCGKRFGDSSTLSKHRRTHVGQCSYXQCTEGFGDSATLLQHPHTHRHEQPYQCTQCSKAFSQSSCLAQHQHTHKDWPLCAIAPCP